The region cctcagaagagctcacaatttattgttaaaaagtgttttttcttacagaagctgtttagttacagctctactgtaacaaaatttaaaatatgctacaccaaaacgctcccaaaaacgctaggcatatgtagaaaatcactctgaaaaaaaagcttcaaaaaacgctagcgttttttggtgtgcactggcccatagtcagtctaatgtcctgccatattattattattattatgtatttatatagcactgacatcttctgaatcacattacagagtacatagtcatgtcactgactgtcctcagaggagctcacaatctaatcctaccatagtcatagtctaatgtcctaacttattattatgtatttatatagcactgatattttctgcagcacattacagagtacatagtcctgtcactgactgtcctcagaggagctcacaatctaatcctaccatagtcatagtctaatgtcctaccatatttttatgtatttgcatagcactgacatcttctgcagcacattacagagtacatagtcctgtcactgactgtcctcagaggacctcacaatctaaaccttaccatagtcatagtctaatgtcctaacttattattatgtatttatatagcactgatattttctgcagcacattacagaatgcatagtcatgtcactctgaggacctcacaatctaatcctaccatagtgatagtcCAATATTTTTAGTAAAAGTTGTGCCGTAAGATTTTCTCGTTCTGTCTGACACGATGCCTTGTACAGAGAGTGGTGGTGCTGGAAGATATCAAGAGATGGAGGTCTATGCTGGAGCTGCCCAACCAGACCACAGAGAATCTCCTGGAAGCCTTATCACAGCTAAAGAAGAAAATTCCATCAGAAGAGGTCATAAGATCTACTAAAATTGGTAAGAGTCATCGTCTGGTGATGGGAGGACTTTGTTCTTCACAGGTTCAGTTAGACCCGGTTCACATTATAGTTTTTTTGTGGATCGGAACCGGAAcgtgtatactgtacaaacggaacggatgtgaatggatgcaatgttaacctatggatccattcacatgcgtctgttAGTATGGatacgttccggtccccggacctaaaaattgctgcaggccctaattttccggaccgttctgcttagcggaacggatctggacaaaaaatactgcagcattggggcaatgtaaaacggaacgtttcttcacactagtgaagaaacggaccattccacgggggatgggggcaagGGCCGACGCAAATCTAatgacaggagggggggggggggtgcagcatctgggcgggtgggtgagggagggtttatacatacctaatcttccgtagcagccggcggtagaggcttccgtcttcttctgcgtcatgtgactagtcacatgacgcgctgtgtagtcacagcggaagaagaggcagCCTCTAGcgccggctgctacggaagattaggtatgtatttgctgagtgaaaactgatccgatcaatcattgatcagatccgttttcactatgtgaaccgggccacggactgagccacCCGGATCCAGTGaggcggagaccggatccgctcacctgatccttttggctcagaacgccaatgtgaaccgggccttaaagggaagcttaGCTGATGGAgggaagagtttaacttacctctgACTTCTACCACCCCCTGCAGACGTGCCTGTGCTGGGATAaaccgatcctccattccccccgcAGTGAGCCAGTTTCATttctggccactgcgcctgcgtgtccTGGATCACGCTCCCGTTGCTGGGAgcgactcgcgcatgcgcagaacaagattttctcgtactgcgcaggACGGCAACGGAAGTGTGATCCAGGACACACTTGGCCAGGGCTCGGGTTAGtcccggtgcgggcacaggatgtctgtagggggccggtagaagccccaggtaagttaaactctttcagCCCACTGCCCCCATTCCCCGGTTagttaaggtttactttaagcttttGTAAGGGAGCAATCCCACTAGTGCAGTTTGGCAGCATTTTGTCTTAATGTGAAAACACATGTAATGATTTTCTATGAGGTCACTGCGTTTTTAGGAGGCTTCTGCAATTCTGCGTAGCGATGACAAAAGATAacaacctgcactacttttcTGCACAACACATGCAATTCCAAACAGAAATCCCTGGCTAGTTAATACTCGTTAATACTCAGAATAAATGCACCTATCCTGCGGGAAAATGCTTGCGGGAATTATATGCAGTTTCCGCAGACACAAGTGTGATTGCTCCCTAAAGCTGATGCCAGCATATTGTTCCAGCTCACCCAGTCGATCTGTTTTCATGATACCACGTAGCGGCACGTTTTGTTTTTGCATCGTTTTTCGAATTCCTGTTGTTTCTTGGTAGGCTCCATTCAGacttttaactacttgaggactgtaggctcACACCCCCCTTGTGCTCACTCCCGATGACGGAGCAcggccacgcagccgcagttCTTTTCGTCTAGGTAGAtgaataattagcagattacaggtggcgtggaatggaggactgaaggaggacggcacgggacattacagctgcagggggccgatagaagccccaagtaagtctcagttttagctttttttataGGTAACCGAGAACCCCTTTAACAACTGCCAaacaaaacaagcagcatctccttccactgaccttACTTGCCAggagtaaaaaatgtcaccatgtgattaatgtcagaatgtaaatgaggaagaagaaagattttacaatgaacaaacgctgactaaatcatttatacataattattgtaaaaaatgaagtacttttttattacattattttccctggagttcctctttaagccagtgACCCGCAAcatatatgcagatcagatgctctatcTCACCATACTAACTGAATGATTGTTCATTGTAACTCAGACACTTCTGAAGCCAgaaagatcatcaggacagccgggcaactggcactgtttaaaggggaatatatatggtagcctccatatccctctcactaaagAGTCATCATAGACCCCACTCACGATTCCTCTTTTGTGCTCGCTTCATTCTCCCACACTTGCTGTCACTAGATCTGTGCCCACTACTCCTTTTAGTATTATCACATCAGGCAGGAAGGGGTGGGGCACAGCTTACAACTCCGGCCTCATTTCCAGAGGCTTAGCTACGCttttcagtgcccggggacaaaAATAGTTTTTGCGCCCatctctggacaaaatgggcatggccacacatcagaaagtggtcgtggttatgggtggagtcaaatgtacaaatgctgtttaagtAGCTATATgtgccctcttcccccccccccccccgctttatatagacaaatgtgcccccttcccccattcaGATATCCTGATGTGTCCCCTTtacatagccaaatgtgccccactttagatagccagattagACCCTCTATAGATAACAAGTTGTGCCCCCCTTTCCCCAatttagataaccagatgtgcccccccttgttctgctgctaACGCTTCTACACTCcattgcagagggagggagagaaacgggcacttcaggcagccagcgagccaTCACTCATCCACATGGGGGTGCAATGGCTGTGCTGAgccccctcacagtgctgcgcccgagGACACGTGTTTCccgttgcccacccatagctactcctctgctcATTTCATATACATAagtggctgggtggtgtaatggttaagggctctgcctctgacacaggagacctgggttcgaatctcggctctgcctgttcagtaagccagtaattcagtaaggagttctttgggcgagactccctaacactgctactgcccactgagtggctgcctcgcaagcgctttcagtccgacaggagaaaagtgctatacaaaaaaaggtattattattattattattataagaaaaaaatgggcaaaGATACATCACGTTGAAGCCAGATATGGAGCAACCACAAGATGGCATCCTGTATGTTTTCACATAGCGTTCCTTCATTGGATTTTGggggcaggttcactttaaaggacaactgcagtgagaagaatatggagactgccatatttatttccttttaaacaataccagttgcctgaaagccctgctgatctatttggctgcagtagtgtctgaatcacaccaggaacaagcatgcagctaattttgatagatctgacaataatgtcagaaacgcctcatgtgctgcatgcttgtttaggggctatggctaaaagtattagatgcagagggtcagcaggattgccaggcaactggtattgcttaaaaggaaataaatatggcagcctccatatccctctcgcttcagttgtcccctaaagtgtaccagagaaaaaccatattaaaatatgtataaatacctggggcttcctccagccccatccgcacggatcactcccacgccaccgtgCGGATGAGACCACTGTGCGGAGGGGACCgccgtgtggatggggctggaggaagccccaggtatgtataaatattttaatatggtttttctctggttttctttaagcagttttgagttgtggaggaggaggagaagtgatTACAGTTTCAGATTCCTCCcatttttttgtgcatttatCTACTGATTGTAATTCAGTCTTGTATGTAACACGGATGGAGACACTGTTGTATGTAACACGGGTGGGGACAGTGTTGTATGTAACACGGGTGGGGACAGTGTTGTATGTAACACGGGTGGGGACAGTGTTGTGTGTAACACGAGTGGGGACAGTGTTGTGTGTAACACGGGTGGGGACAGTATTGTATGTAACACGGGCGGGGTCCGTGTTGTGTGTAACACGGGCGGGGTCCGTGTTGTGTGTAACACGGGTGGGGACAGTGTTGTATGTAACACGGGTGGGGACAGTGTTGTGTGTAACACGGGCGGGGACAGTGTTGTGTGTAACACGGGCGGGGACAGTGTTGTGTGTAACACGGGCGGGGACAGTGTTGTGTGTAACACGGGCGGGGACAGTGTTGTGTGTAACACTGATGTCTGTGCATGTGAAATAAGCTCCGCCTTCCCTCCTCTGTCAGGTGAGGCCGTGAAGAGGCTGCAGACACACTCCGATAAGGAAGTAGCAGATCTGGCGCAGGAAGTGCACTCCCAGTGGGAAACCTTTCTTCAGGAAAAGCGCTGCAAGCCAACAATAGAAGTGAGGTGTGACGCTGTAACGGAGAGACTGCGGAAGAACGCCAGGCGAATGCTGTGCGAGGCTCTGGAGAAGGAGGTATGGACAGTTCTATAGGAAAGGCATGAGTCCTGCCATGTGTGGCGGATTCTCATTCATCAGGTTTATAATTAATGAAaatcttccaggcaactggtaaatctattgaaaatatggGGGGGGTGGGGAGGTGCGAGCAGCAGAAGTGTTTGGATCCATTGAGACTCTGCATAGCttatggctcctgaccctgtgatcactgtgagccaatcgcattggctcacagtgattacagggtcagaagccaacggggctctgctgtcatagcgacgtcAGAGGGAGTGGGCTTTAGTGACGGGGAGAGTAGGAGTGACGTCGGTGAGCCCTGTTTTTTGTACCagcaagtctctggtccttaaagtttacctgagatgaaaggagggaaacattttatacatacctggggtttccttcagcccccttggcGCAGATAGCTCCCTCTCCATCCAAATCCACCTTGATAACTCCGTTATCTTTCGCCAGGCGGCGCTGGATCAGTCCGCACATGCACGCTCCCCTGTTGCATTTCCGTGTCTGGGAGCGCCTGTGCAGGCGCAAAACACTCCAGCGCGACCGGACATGTGCAGTATGCCCCACTGGCCAAAGATAACAGGATATCCAGGCTGTGAGGGAGCGATCTGTGTGTagggcgctggaggaagcctcaggtatgtataaaacttcatttcatccgtctcaggtacactttcagtTTGGATAGAAGTGTCTGCCTGTATATATGGTGCATGCTGTGTGGATCTTCAGAGAAATGTTGATTCCACTTCCTCACTCTCTCACAGGTCGGTGACTCGTTGGCTGAGTGTATTGAGCGTGAGGCCTTCCACCAATGTTCCCGCCTGATCAGCGTCCCGTACCGGAGGACAGTGAGGACTCTGGTGTTTGCTCTGAAGAACAAGCCGGAGCTTCGATCGCAAGTGACAGACGGACACTTACCTGTCAATAAGTTGGTGCAAACTCACAAGAAGTGATTATAAACGCTGTCTATAGAGAACAGGACCGCCAAATGGGAGTCGCCAGTGCTGCACTGATAGAGGGGGATCCAGGGGGCTTGCAGACCATCTACCAAGATAAACATGGAAGCTGCCAGTGCTGCACTGATAGAGGGGGATCCAGGGGGCTTGCAGACCATCTACCAAGATAAACATGGAAGCTGCCAGTGCTGCACTGATAGAGGGGGATCCAGGGGGCTTGCAGACCATCTACCAAGATAAACATGGAAGCTGCCAGTGCTGCACTGATATAGGGGGATTCAGGGGGCTTGCAGACCATCTACCAAGATaaacatggaagctgccattgctCTACGGATAGATGCCGATCCAGGGAACTTGCAATCCATCTACTAAGATaaacatggaagctgccatttctCACCACTAGAAAAAGCCattgacatgcaaataattctggcttgcatgaaaattgtatgcagcttggaattgggtggGTCAGAAATAGCAGCAACTGATTGGCCCATTTCTGAGCTGCTTAGAATTTGCATGCAAGGGgggagtatttgcatctcattggccatctctacttatcatCAATGTGTAACTCGGAAAGTATTATAGCCAATGGTTCCTTCCTGCTCACCTCTCTGGAGTGTATTGTTCCTGTGTTTCTATGAAGAATCCTCTAGGGGGCAGCAACTTGTCTCCAGCCTCAATGATAAAAATGGCTGTACTCCCGCTTCTGCAATCCAGGGACTTCCTCAATGCGGAGCAACGCGGAATGTCCAGAGCGGCCTCTGTCATGATCCAGTaacttatactgtatgtatttttaacttttgcatataaaataaataattttaactTAAACCTGCTCACTTAACAGACGAGATAGGCAGGGGCGGTTCTTGACTATTTGTTGCTACCCCTGCTGGGACCCGCCCCCCATCAAACCTCTGACCAATCCTGTTTCCAACTTGAAAAGACCTCAGAGACTGTGGCACTGCCTGGCTggctcagcagcacacacacacagctgaggTGGTGGATCCTCCTCATTGCTCTCAGGCCAGCTGCTGTGCGTCACAGTgagtccttctctctctctctctctctctctctctctctctctctctctctctctctctctctctctctctctctctctctctctcaacggCGGGTGGGCGCGTGTCTCCTCACAGAACTTCCAGCTTTAGCCTGACGCCGCCCCTAGGAAGACGCCtcctgaatcatgtgattcaggcTGCTTCATGCAAGATCCACCCCTGGAGAGAGGGAGCAGTAGGTTCACTCTtaatctgaatctgtccataagttgaaacactgtgccatctctgccccctgtaactacactatgcccccctgtgcctcctgtgtcctcctctgggtCACCTCTGTTCCATGATGCCTTCAGTGTTCCCCTTTTATTCTtattccccacacacacacacacttccatgacctctatccccctgtgccTTTAGTGTACCAcagtaaaatgttattttattgggttaaaaaacttttttttctttgaaatctattttctcaaaatctacaagatctttttgaaaacaaaTTTTCAACTTGTTCCCACATaatcaaattttacatttttgagCAGATTTTATCGcctggtcgttcgtaagtcgggtgttcgtaaatcagggactacctgtacactaAACTATCCACACACTAtaggtcaggggtccccaaacgttttgggtcgaaggccgggtcaacatacttcagactgtggggggccggagtacacataaaatgatgtagaagtcattgtgggccagacagtaaagcatacccaggtgacaatctgcagtcCAACTGGACAGCAgtatcacctgatgtggaatgtgattgaaaaccagcgaatgactgctttctggcttccatgtggatgggtggtgccagcactgctattctatatgcgaacaccaatatttaaagatgtagctgaccacatctataagtaatacagttTGTGGGggaccggtaaaaaagcctcagggggccacattcggcccgtgggccttagtttgaggaccactgctatagGTGTACCACAGAACATGTTGGTGCCTTATAATCTCAAATAATAAAAATGACTACAAACTGCAGATCAGGGGTATCAAACTCTATCACTCAAGGGACCAAAATGTAAAACgggggccaaattgtttattaagatttaacatgtTTCGAActgtctcaaactaagtggcgtAAATGTAGTGACCATGAAGGGGTTTGAGGGCTATGAGGGTCTGCTCCCccctcttctgcagagtagcgcagtggagcagtatAATAATTACCTGTTCCGGTGCTGCTTCAGGTCTCCTCTgttcttcctgacagccacatgctctatgcagcatacatttggctctgaatgcaggtcacgtgatcaggagctggaGATGAGGAAGCAGAGcatgcagctgctgggaagaacagaaAAGACACAAAACAGCGAAGGAGCAGGTACTGTATTTTTcgctgtataagacgctccggaatataagacgcacctaggtttagagggcagaaACCTGGGGGGAAAAAAGTGTAGTCCTGTCTAccccaggtgtcctcctgtctctctcaaGTGTACTCTTGTCacccctatgtgtcctcctgtcacccctatgtgtcctcctctctccctcaagTGCACTCCGGTCTCCTCCATGTGTCCCGCTGTTTGTGTGTGTTCTCCCCCCTGCTTGCTTCCACCCCCTCCTGTttgtgtcgccgggtcccccctcCTGTGGGCAGCGGCTTACCGCCTCCATCATGTCATTgaacgcgtcattagaagccggcacaaGAGGAAGCTGCACAGAGAagtcggatgtcttcaatcgacgcgggcatgatggaggaggtaagccgcTGCCGCTGCTCAAGCGgcggggacacagaggagggggtagaggcaagcggggaggggggaagagactGCCACAGcgggcacacaggcagggaatccccgatgttgGCGGTTCGTATAGGCAGGGGTTTGTAAATCGGGGAATCCctacctttgccgtataagacgcagggagttTTTCTCCACATttcttggggagaaaaagtgtgtcttatacggcggaaaataaggtaaatattacactggaaCGCTACTCTACTCTATGTGGGGAGAGAGTGATGGGgaaggaaagtgtgtgtgtgtgtgtgtgtgtctctgtgtgtgtgtgtgtgtgtggctgcggGGGACaactgtagagtgtgtgtgtgtgtgtgtgtgtacagtgtgtgtgtgtgtgtacagtgtgtgtgtgtgtgtgtgtgtgtgtgtgtgtgtgtgcgcgcgctttACCTGCTTGGGGGGGTTGGATCTAAGGAAGGGGGCCTTATGCCTTGTGTTTGACAGCTGTGCTATAGCTGTTTTACATAGACTAgggatgcttaggagaactcgtggagaagcatgtgatcagtttgatcagctgatagatttgtaaggttctgatttgctggtcctgatcatgtgttaaaccaggaagtcatcacagcaaatcaggaccttacaaatctatcagctgatcaaactgatcacatgcttctccatgagttttcctaagcagggccatccctactcaCCACTCACTATAGATCTGCTTCTATGTAGACTGTATTTATTACGCATTACTGAAGTGTTTCTACGATATAGATGTACCTCATCGTGTCACGCATGCAATCATTCAATGCCCGGATATTTGTAGATAATTTGCCACGTCATTTCTGTAAATGACTAACCCATCAGATTCTGCTTTTTAGGGTGAAGGTTCTTTCCTATATTGTCCATACACGGTAacattttttgattatttttttttcatttagataAATTTGATCAATTATTCTGTTTGGTCGAATAGTTTTTACAATTCTTTTCAAGGGACCGTACACAAACATTTGATTTGAAGTCTGAGAAAAACCATCAAATATGAAGAAAAAGTTTGTTTAACTAATAGTATTTTCTTATACAACctaccatacaccatacaatttcacaaacaatcgcccagatttttccaacatgtcagatcataTTTTCAATGAAAAAACTAAACAATTGCTCATTTTTCctcgatcgaaaaaaaaaattcactccgtTCAAccattttggttgaataaacaggaaaacTGAACGTTTCATTTGTACCGTGTATGTGcaccattaaaggggaactgaagtaagaggtatatggaggctgccatgtttctttccttataagcaataacagttgcctggcagccccgctgatcctctgcctctaatactattagccatagcccctgaacaagcatgcagcagatcagatgtttcagactttaaagtcagatctgacaagactagctgcatgcttgtttctggtgttattcagatactactgcagagaaatagaccagcagggctgccaggcaactagtattgattaaccagcctggcgttctattaagatcgccaggctggcgactggacgtttttttttttattaaaaaaaaactattgcatgcagccaactgaaagttggctgcatgaaagcccactagagggcgctcctaatgcgtacttttgatcgcctccggcgatcagaagtaacaagaagggccgcaatgagcggcccttcttgttttgctttactcgtctccatggcgacgagcggagtgacgtcatggatgtcagccgcctccgatccagcccttagtgctggccggaactgtttggtccggctgcgctgggctcgggcggctggggggaccctctttcgccgctgcacgcggcgcatcgccgcactgcggcggcgatcaggtagcacacgcggctggcaaagtgccggctgcgtgtgctcctttttatttgatgagaatcggcccagcagggcctgagcggcagcctccggcggtaatggacgagctgagctcgtcataccgccaggctggttaaaaggaaataaatatggcaggctccgtatacctcttacttcagtaccCCTTTAAGGTCTGTAGTGGATGGTCAGTTATGTGTCTCTCTCCCTAGACAAGCTAGAGAAATCAGCAAGTGTTTCCCACACCAGAGTCTGGCCTTAggttttgctttaaagtgaaccagaggtgaaattaaattgatgagataaacaattgtatttatcctcctactccgtttacaaagtagattgaatgtcttGGCTCTGCTCACTGGCAGCCTACTAAGTAtcccaaaaataaaaatgcataacTATTGACCTTCtgctatctctcccctgccctcagaagttgtattctgccaggaaaacttttatggctgtaatttgcttatcagtaaaCTTTACTATAGTTCCGACAAAGGTACCGCCaaagcagaagctgtcacttccatgcctagaaattaactctttcaggcagcaaaataaaacaagtaaaacagcctgggtaTTAATgtcttgtactgtacatacacgtttatctcatcacgtcacatatCGCCTTGGCTACACTTTAAGACGTTTGGCATTCCTCCCAGCATACATCTATCCTTGCTGACACTGTCATACAGA is a window of Hyperolius riggenbachi isolate aHypRig1 chromosome 6, aHypRig1.pri, whole genome shotgun sequence DNA encoding:
- the TCEANC2 gene encoding transcription elongation factor A N-terminal and central domain-containing protein 2, with protein sequence MDAFITRGPKAQPQPVPRPGGLTQSRITSLKRVVVLEDIKRWRSMLELPNQTTENLLEALSQLKKKIPSEEVIRSTKIGEAVKRLQTHSDKEVADLAQEVHSQWETFLQEKRCKPTIEVRCDAVTERLRKNARRMLCEALEKEVGDSLAECIEREAFHQCSRLISVPYRRTVRTLVFALKNKPELRSQVTDGHLPVNKLVQTHKK